One Arachis hypogaea cultivar Tifrunner chromosome 18, arahy.Tifrunner.gnm2.J5K5, whole genome shotgun sequence genomic window, AGTGTTCTACATGTTCTTCCAAGGTATTGCTATAGACAACAATGTCATCCAAGTAGACCACTACAAACCGATCAAGATAAGGACGAAAGATCTTGTTCATCATGGTATAAAAGGTCGCAGGAGCATTggttaagccaaaaggcatcaccaACCACTCATACGATCCATACCTCGTGACACACATGGTCTTAGGCTCATCACCATCGGCAATCCTCACTTAGTGATATCCTGATCGCAAATCCAGCTTTGAGAACCACTTAACTCTAccaagttgatcaaacaaattGGATATTAAAGGAATATGgtatttgttcttgatggttacCTTGTTAAGTGCTCGACAGTCAATGCATAGTCTCAATGAACTATCATGCTTCTTTTGGAACAAAACTGTTGGGCCATAAGGTGCCTTCGATGGATCGATGAATCCAGCATCTAGCAAATTCTTGAGTTGCTTCTTCAATTCCTCAAGTTTTGGCGGTGCCATCCTATAAGGTGCTGAGGCAGGTGCCGTTACCCCTGACTCCAATTCAATCTTGTGGTCCACCTTCCTCCTATGTGGTAGTTATTTTGGCAACTTGGGaggcatcacatccttattttctttaaGGATTTTTCTTGATTTTGGGAGAAACGTCTTCTCTTTCAAATGTTGACTCCTTTTGTAATAGAGTTAAATATGTAATCTCTCGCTTCTTGATCCGTTTCTTGAGTTGCATAGTAGAAAGCATCGGTAGTCCTTTAGCTTTACAGACTATAGGAACCATGCATGAAGACCATTTTTCCATGACGCATATTATATCGTAGTATAGAataggtattatatttgccttcctttgTAAATCGAGTCCGATGACTATTTTGAAATCGTCCATGGATGCTACTGAAAAATCCACAAGAcccttccaagaaccaagagtcatctcaacctttttttgctactcccttaaggggttcaccAGTGGTATTCATAGATTTGAACCATCCATTCTTTTCGGTAATTTTCAACCCAAGTCTCTTTGCTTCATCAAGtgtgatgaagttgtgtgtagcaccagtgtcgatcatagTCATAACaggtttttcattgataaaggctttgacatacatcaagcctttcttttctgcCATGCTTGCCTCTTTTCCCTTCACAGCATTCATGAgttggatagatccaacacactcagtTACTTGAGATTGAGCCTCTCGTTCCTCGACGATAGATGCCAAAGTCCCTAACTTGTGACAgtccttcatttggtgtggttCTTTCCCACAAAGCATCCTTCTTTAGGCACAAaagtcttctttttttcttcgtactctttctttaaagagtatttttctttctttttggttgAGAAACTCTTCCCATTGTCTCCCCCACCTTTAGTAGAGCTAGGTTTGGAGGAATACTTGAGTTTAGAGTCTTCCCTATGATACTTAGTGAGTGATTCGACCACCACGATGGTTTCATCGATATCCTTAACATTTCTTTTTTGTAGTTCTTACTTTGCGCAAtgttggagtccatcaatgaagaagaacaatgcatcctctgatgctaagttggggatttgaagcgTGAGAGTAGTGAATTCCTTTACGTAGTCGCTAATCATACTCTTGTACTTCAAttccctcaacttcttccttgcttcataaaccacattTTCAGGAAATAATTGTCTTTTCAACTCTGTTTTGAAATTTTTCCATGTGCCTATGTTGTAAGTACCCTTCTTCATATCTACGTATTTTCTCCCCCACCACAAAATAGCATTATCAAAAAGGTAGAGAGCtgcagtgcgtacctttattgGTTCTTCGACCACCCCTTGGCCTTCAAAGTACCTCTCTATTTTtcataggaagttctccacccCTGGCTAAGTTCTCCACAAACCACTTGTACTCCCTCTCGAACCttactctgataccaaattgtcacAGTTTTGGACACACTCCAATACTACCGTGCTGGCACAcaaacttactcaacctcttgaactaagaccaagtcagcctaactcTCAGTATTTAACAAGAAAGTTAAGAACATAAGAGAAAGAAAGTTTTGGTAGAAAGAACATTTTATTACTTAAGTATTTGTTACAAATGACTCATACACCCTCAAACTCTAACTCTTACCTCCTATTTATAACTATCCACCTCGTTAATGGATGGTcatgattaaatctaatcaatggttCAGATTAATCATCCAGAATCCTCATTACAAATATTTATCCTACCACaactttctaaatatttttaaattattccatACTACCttcatacttctatatacatTCAGACTTTTCTAGAATATTCTATAACCTTTCAAAGTcttctagaattttctaaaatCTTCTGAAATCTTGTAAGACATTTTAAAACGTTCCAAAACTATCTAAAATATTCTCAAACCCTTCAAAATACTATACAAATACCTATAAATCTAACCTTTTAAAATTGACGGTGAGTGTGGGGTGGCGAAGGCTCCAATCATTAGATCGAACGCTGAAGGGTCTTGGCTCTGTTTCTTTCAAGCATCTGAGTTTTCTTTCGAGCAATTTGCTTCTAGTAGCAAGAATCGATGGCAACCGGTCCTACCACTCCTCTGTCTCATATTGATTTACAAACCCTAACAAGCCTGTTCAGTCAGTTCAATCAGATGCAACAAAATTCTAATCGTGCTAATTTGAGTCCAATTTTGGATCCAACAAGCCACTACTACTTGCATCCGGGAGAGAGTCCAGGTACTCCCCTAATTGCATCGATTCTCAACTTGAATAACTATCATACCTGGGAGACATCAATGTCGAGAGCTTTAAGAGGTAAAAACAAGATAAAATGTATTGATGGATCACTGCCTAAGCCACCTAGTGACGATCCGCTGtttgaagcctgggagagatgtAATATGTATGTGGTATAATGGCTGAATCTTTCTTTGAGCCCAGCCATAGCACAGAGTGTAGTATCGATCAATGACGCAGCAGATTTATGGAAAGATTTAAAACATCGTTATTTCCAGGGAGACATTTTTTGCATTACTGCAAAGCAAGAGGATATGAGTATCACAGATTACTTCACCAAGATGAAGGGAATTTGGGAGGGATTAGATAACTTCAAACCAGTTCCATCATGTGAGAGTTGTCATGAAACATGTAAGTGTGGATTGGGAATAATGAGAGGCTATAGGCAAGATACTAGGATGGTACGATTCCTGAGAGGTTTAAGTGATCAATTCACCACTGTTAGGTGATAGCTAATGCTTATGACGCCACTACCAACAGTTGAAACCGCATTTTCTTTGCTCCTCCAGCAAGAAAGGCAGAATATGGACCCCAATGAGTGCAAGGCCCTGGTCGTGGCTGGTCTAAATCAATCCTCTCATGAATTTGCACTAGCTGGAAGAGGAAGAGCTGCTAGAGGCAGAAGGGGAAGATCCGGATCAGGAAGAAGTGGAAGAGGTTTCAAGCAATGCACATTTTGGGGTAGAAGCAAACACATTGAGAATGTGTGTTACTGTAAACCTGGCTTTCCACCTCATATGAAAGACAATGGAAGGGAAAGTGTGGTCAATAATGTGACAATTGGCACTACTGATGAAGTAAATGAGAAATTCAGCAAATCCGCTGGGATAGTGAATGGGAGTTCTGAAGTCAACTTCTCAACAGAACAGAAGCTTGCACTATTGGCTCTCTTGGATCAACAAAGATCAACAAGCACCACTCACAATGTCAATCAAGTTCTCACACTCCCATCCACACCAGGTATATCATTCATCATGTTGTTAGCAACCTTTAGGCCTGACTCTTGGGTCGTCGACTCAGGCCACGGATCATGTTGTATACTCAATTCAATAATTCAAAAGCATTTATCACATAAAACCAGTGCATGTAAATCTCCCCGATGGGACTCAAACCATAACCGATGTAGCTGGAACTGTTGAATTCTCTAAACATTTCCATTTAGTGCATGCATTGTACACCCCAACATTCAAGTTCAATCTCATTTCAGTTACAAAGTTGACATCTAACCTTGGCTGTCAATTCAGTGAGATACAGGATTGTCTCTCCAAGAAAATGATTGGAGTAGCTGAACAAAGACGAGGACTCTAtgcatttgaaaatttgaaaacagtAGCATCAACAACGATGAATTCAGCACTGACATCAATAGGAATGCTTGGGAGCTCAAGTACATTAGGCACTACAAAAGCATGACATCTTAGATTAGGTCACATTCCCATTCAGAGATTAAATGTAATGTAAACAAAATACGATTTCATTGATAATAAGGGTGATGTAAACCCATGTGACTCATGTCATTTtgcaaaacaaaaaagaatttcttttccttttagtttGTCTAGTTCAGAATCTGTATTTGATTTAGTTCATATGGACATTTGGAGGCCGGTTAGTGTCCCTTCAACAAATGGATACAAGTATTTTCTAACAGTAGTTAATGATAGAAGTAGATATACCTAGCTGTTTTTTATGAAATCTAAAGCTAAAACAAGGCCTCTTGTGCAGAATTTTGTATCTTTAGTTCAAACACAATTTGAAAAAACTGTTAAAATCATTAGGACtgataatggtgttgaatttaaCATAAGTGGATTTTATGAATCAAGACATAATTCACCAAACATGTGTTGAAACTCTACAACAAAATGAGATTGTGGAGAGAAAACATCAACATATATTGGAGGTGACTAGGATTCTTATGTTTCATTCAAGGTTACCAAAAGGACTATGGAATTTTGCAACATCTCAAGCCATTCATATAATCAATAGATTACCATGTGAGGTGCTGCAAAATTCCTCACCATATCAGCTCCTAAAAGGTAAACTACCAGAGATTGGTTACCTAAGGGTATTTGGTTGTATAGCCTATGCTTCTATTTTAAGTGGTCAACAAAAGAAATTAGATAGAAGAGCAAGAAAATGTGTTTACTTTGGCCACAAAGTTGGCACAAAAGGTTATATTTTGTATGACTTAAACAGTAGAGAAATATTCCTTTCAAGATATCTCATTTTCTATGAAAATGTTTTTCCTTTTGCTGAACAAATTGAACACAATCCACATAGCAATGCACCACCTATTAATCATGTGTCTGTTGATCCTTTTGGGTATGCACACACATTAAATGAAGACATACATGACACATTGCATCCACCTGCACAACATGATAATCATGAAATTAGTACTACAAAACCCACCGTATCTAATAGGGAGTTACAAACCTCACGTACCTAGGGAAGCCCCACCCATTGAGGTTAGAAGATCATCTAGGATTAGAAATCCTCCTTCATATTTAAAAGACTTCCAATGCCTAACTGCATCCTCATCTAACTCTTGCCTCCAATCATGTTTTAATCTCCAATCCTATTTCACAAATGTTGTCTCATGAGTCAGCATCCATTTTAGCTGCATCCATGCATAAAGAACCTAAGACTTTTGAGGAGGCCATTGTTGATTCGAATTGGACAAAGGCCATTAATGATGAGTGGCTGCTTTGGAGAGAAACCACACTTGGACACTCACCAAGCTACCAGTTGGAAAACGGGCAGTAGGAAGCAAATGGGTGTTCAAGCTCAAGTTGCACCCTAATGGATCCATTGAAAGATATAAGGCGAGGCTGGTTGCACAAGGGTTCACTCAGACTAAAGGGGTGGATTATAAAGACACT contains:
- the LOC140181307 gene encoding uncharacterized protein, producing MATGPTTPLSHIDLQTLTSLFSQFNQMQQNSNRANLSPILDPTSHYYLHPGESPGTPLIASILNLNNYHTWETSMSRALRGKNKIKCIDGSLPKPPSDDPLFEAWERCNMYVGDIFCITAKQEDMSITDYFTKMKGIWEGLDNFKPVPSCESCHETCKCGLGIMRGYRQDTRMVRFLRGLSDQFTTVR
- the LOC112772890 gene encoding uncharacterized protein, with the protein product MLMTPLPTVETAFSLLLQQERQNMDPNECKALVVAGLNQSSHEFALAGRGRAARGRRGRSGSGRSGRGFKQCTFWGRSKHIENVCYCKPGFPPHMKDNGRESVVNNVTIGTTDEVNEKFSKSAGIVNGSSEVNFSTEQKLALLALLDQQRSTSTTHNVNQVLTLPSTPVRYRIVSPRK